The Streptomyces sp. DH-12 genome has a window encoding:
- a CDS encoding FCD domain-containing protein encodes MNPPLEPGFVLDRDALETARAQQQRLVDGEIHTIGNARLYDLNSRFHEAVMACSSNTFFIDSLRRVDRLRRLIEYRLSLQRDRAALRCAEHVRIADLLLAGERTEASAYLREHLSSVSQEKTRRRAGTVD; translated from the coding sequence TTGAACCCGCCGCTCGAACCTGGCTTCGTCCTGGACCGCGACGCCCTCGAAACCGCCCGTGCCCAGCAGCAGCGACTGGTCGACGGAGAGATTCACACCATCGGCAACGCCCGGCTGTACGACCTCAACAGCCGCTTCCACGAGGCCGTCATGGCGTGCAGCAGCAACACGTTCTTCATCGACTCCCTGCGCCGCGTCGACCGGCTGCGCCGCCTCATCGAATACAGGCTCTCCCTCCAACGCGACCGCGCGGCCCTGCGCTGCGCCGAGCACGTGCGCATCGCCGACCTTCTCCTGGCCGGTGAACGCACCGAGGCGTCGGCCTATCTGCGCGAACACCTGTCGTCCGTGAGCCAGGAGAAGACGCGCCGCAGGGCGGGTACCGTCGACTGA
- a CDS encoding citrate:proton symporter: protein MLAVLGFATLGSFMLLVMRKYLSAFTAIMLTPLVAAVIAGKGGQLGDMIMNGLDTVAPTAALLLFAVLYFGLMMEVKLFEPIVQAIVRASKGDPVRIVVGTAVLALLVALDGDGTTSYMIVCSAFLPIYRRLGMNPLILATLAAMALGTISGTTPWGGAATRGISVLHLNASEYFVHMIGPMALTSLAIIAVAYWLGLRERHKIDAEKLAAYKLEIASGEAFEPIKVDWRLWFNAALTLLLMVLLIAEVADLLVLFMVAFVIALLVNIRSIGDQQDLIKRQAANAVPVMILVLAAGVFTGIMTDSGMIKAMADAALSIVPDSWGNVIPLFTAVLALPLGFFMSNDGYWFGVVPVLAESAAHYGIPANEIARAGAIGQILHMMGPTSAPLWVLLGLVKAELGDFQKHALRWGVLVSFAYIAFALLTGAISIT from the coding sequence ATGCTCGCCGTCCTCGGCTTCGCCACCCTGGGCAGCTTCATGCTGCTCGTGATGCGGAAGTACCTCTCCGCCTTCACCGCCATCATGCTCACCCCCCTCGTCGCCGCCGTCATCGCGGGCAAGGGGGGCCAACTCGGCGACATGATCATGAACGGGCTGGACACGGTCGCGCCGACCGCCGCCCTCCTGCTGTTCGCCGTCCTCTACTTCGGCCTGATGATGGAGGTGAAACTCTTCGAGCCGATCGTCCAGGCCATCGTCCGCGCCTCCAAGGGTGACCCGGTCCGCATCGTGGTCGGCACCGCCGTGCTCGCCCTCCTGGTCGCCCTCGACGGCGACGGCACCACCAGCTACATGATCGTCTGCTCGGCGTTCCTGCCGATCTACCGCCGCCTGGGCATGAATCCCCTCATCCTGGCGACCCTGGCGGCCATGGCGCTGGGCACCATCTCCGGCACGACCCCCTGGGGCGGCGCGGCCACCCGCGGCATCAGCGTCCTGCACCTGAACGCGAGCGAGTACTTCGTCCACATGATCGGCCCCATGGCCCTCACCAGCCTGGCCATCATCGCCGTCGCCTACTGGCTCGGCCTGCGCGAACGCCACAAGATCGACGCCGAGAAGCTGGCCGCCTACAAGTTGGAGATCGCCTCCGGCGAGGCGTTCGAGCCGATCAAGGTGGACTGGCGTCTGTGGTTCAACGCCGCGCTCACCCTGCTCCTGATGGTCCTGCTCATCGCCGAGGTCGCCGACCTCCTGGTGCTGTTCATGGTCGCCTTCGTCATCGCCCTGCTCGTCAACATCCGCTCCATCGGCGACCAGCAGGACCTCATCAAGCGCCAGGCCGCGAACGCGGTCCCGGTGATGATCCTCGTCCTGGCCGCCGGCGTCTTCACCGGCATCATGACCGACTCCGGCATGATCAAGGCGATGGCCGACGCGGCGCTGTCGATCGTCCCCGACAGCTGGGGCAACGTCATACCGCTGTTCACTGCGGTCCTCGCGCTTCCCCTCGGCTTCTTCATGTCGAACGACGGCTACTGGTTCGGTGTGGTCCCCGTCCTCGCCGAATCCGCAGCCCACTACGGCATCCCGGCCAACGAGATCGCCCGCGCCGGAGCCATCGGCCAGATCCTCCACATGATGGGCCCCACCAGCGCGCCCCTGTGGGTCCTCCTCGGCCTGGTCAAGGCGGAACTGGGCGACTTCCAGAAGCACGCCCTGCGCTGGGGTGTCCTGGTCTCCTTCGCTTACATCGCCTTCGCCCTTCTCACCGGCGCCATCAGTATCACCTGA
- a CDS encoding GntR family transcriptional regulator: MTAPRAHGPTPLTRRTAARIVEYSASSDMPVGARLVERALAEQLKVSRSPVRRALHLLGTMEWWPPPNGAAAPSLSPVRP; this comes from the coding sequence ATGACAGCGCCCAGGGCCCACGGCCCCACCCCGCTCACCCGGCGGACGGCCGCCCGCATCGTGGAGTACAGCGCGTCGAGCGACATGCCCGTCGGCGCGCGCCTGGTCGAACGGGCCCTGGCCGAACAGCTGAAGGTCTCGCGCTCACCGGTCCGCCGGGCCCTGCATCTGCTGGGGACGATGGAGTGGTGGCCGCCGCCGAACGGGGCGGCCGCACCGTCGCTCTCACCGGTCCGGCCTTGA
- a CDS encoding ABC transporter ATP-binding protein, translating to MPELVVENIKKSFHGTAVLEDINFAVADGEFFTLLGPSGCGKSTTLSCVAGLETPDSGTIRVGDQVFFDGAPRHTVPPEGRNLGLVFQSYALWPHMTIADNLALPLKLRKVAKDERRRLIDDALTKVDMAHLRDRYPHQLSGGQQQRVALARGIVYSPGVLLLDEPLSNLDAKMRDQARVWLKDLQREVGITTVYVTHDQVEAMSLSDRIAVFMHGRLQQVGTPTEIYETPATPEVAGFIGRCNLLEGRVDSTEGETVQVELGETGQRLRVAGVCSAGSSATVGLRSERITLTDRADAPHDGAVNVLRARIEQCSYTGARFEYELSVGDLRVHAESPVRHTDAEINLVIRPDDCLLFPAQV from the coding sequence ATGCCTGAGCTGGTCGTCGAGAACATCAAGAAGTCCTTCCACGGGACCGCGGTCCTGGAAGACATCAACTTCGCCGTCGCCGACGGGGAGTTCTTCACGCTGCTCGGCCCGTCGGGCTGCGGCAAGTCCACCACCTTGTCGTGCGTCGCGGGTCTGGAGACCCCCGACTCGGGCACCATCCGCGTCGGCGACCAGGTCTTCTTCGACGGCGCCCCGCGCCACACGGTGCCCCCCGAGGGCCGCAATCTCGGCTTGGTCTTCCAGTCGTACGCGCTCTGGCCGCACATGACGATCGCCGACAACCTCGCACTGCCGCTGAAGCTCCGCAAGGTCGCCAAGGACGAGCGACGGCGCCTCATCGACGACGCCCTCACCAAGGTCGACATGGCTCACCTGCGCGACCGCTACCCCCACCAGCTCTCCGGCGGACAGCAGCAGCGCGTCGCCCTCGCCCGAGGCATCGTCTACTCCCCCGGCGTCCTGCTCCTGGACGAACCGCTCTCCAACCTGGACGCCAAGATGCGCGACCAAGCCCGCGTCTGGCTCAAAGACCTCCAACGCGAGGTCGGCATCACCACCGTGTACGTCACCCACGACCAGGTCGAGGCGATGTCCCTGTCCGACCGCATCGCCGTGTTCATGCACGGCCGCCTCCAGCAGGTGGGCACACCGACCGAGATCTACGAGACCCCCGCCACCCCCGAGGTCGCCGGCTTCATCGGCCGCTGCAACCTCCTGGAGGGGCGCGTGGATTCCACCGAGGGCGAAACCGTACAGGTCGAACTGGGTGAGACAGGCCAGCGCCTGAGGGTGGCCGGGGTCTGCTCCGCGGGGTCGTCCGCCACCGTGGGCCTGCGCTCCGAACGCATCACGCTCACCGACCGCGCGGACGCCCCGCACGACGGTGCCGTCAATGTGCTCCGGGCGAGGATCGAACAGTGTTCTTACACCGGAGCGCGATTCGAGTACGAACTCAGCGTCGGCGACCTGCGCGTCCACGCCGAGAGCCCCGTCCGGCACACGGACGCCGAGATCAACCTGGTCATCCGCCCGGACGACTGCCTGCTGTTCCCGGCACAGGTCTGA
- a CDS encoding isocitrate/isopropylmalate family dehydrogenase: MSWSPSLTSPSPFSPAPSVSPEPCACPSSPRPPGRAWSKASRRRPAHLRPDGPREGRYGFPRRRRVGLRPAETAPVTATHSGLGGSANASDTLCVAQAQHGSAPGIAGQGVANPTSLILSAATPLDWRGRRDGDDRLQRAAALITGAVSTVLDNPATRTRTRDIGGALGTADFAAEIRRTIEHTGGTA; encoded by the coding sequence GTGTCCTGGTCTCCTTCGCTTACATCGCCTTCGCCCTTCTCACCGGCGCCATCAGTATCACCTGAGCCGTGTGCGTGTCCTTCGTCCCCCAGACCCCCTGGCAGAGCCTGGTCGAAGGCTTCTCGCCGGCGCCCCGCTCACCTGCGTCCTGACGGTCCGCGCGAGGGTCGGTACGGGTTCCCTCGTCGCCGCCGAGTCGGACTGCGCCCCGCCGAGACCGCCCCGGTCACCGCGACGCACAGCGGCCTAGGCGGCTCGGCCAACGCCTCCGACACCCTGTGCGTGGCCCAGGCCCAGCACGGCTCCGCCCCCGGCATCGCCGGCCAGGGCGTCGCCAACCCCACCTCTCTGATCCTGTCCGCCGCGACGCCGCTGGACTGGCGCGGCCGACGCGACGGCGACGACCGCCTCCAGCGGGCCGCCGCCCTGATCACCGGCGCGGTCAGCACCGTGCTGGACAACCCCGCCACCCGCACCCGCACCCGCGACATCGGCGGCGCCCTCGGCACCGCCGACTTCGCCGCCGAGATCCGCCGCACCATCGAGCACACCGGAGGGACCGCCTGA
- a CDS encoding NAD-dependent succinate-semialdehyde dehydrogenase has product MIVSTDPANGTELARYTPQSAEEVDGILDAVAEAQAAWRRRDITDRVPLLREMARVLREGKDHYAALITAEMGKPVTEARAEIEKCATTCDYYAEHAPEQLADRPVASNAAESAVVYDPLGVVLAVMPWNYPFWQFFRFAAPALAAGNGTLLKHANNVPQCALAVEEVVRKAGAPEGLCRTLLIEVDQVAGIIADPRVAAVTLTGSTEVGAIVAAQAAAVLKKQVLELGGSDPFIVLADADIATAAATAVKARYVNVGQSCVNAKRFIVEEAVADAFVAAFTAAAAELKVGDPSDPETAIGPMARANLRETLHDQVRRTVDAGAVLTLGGEIPDGPGCYYPPTVLDHVTPGMAAFDEETFGPVAAITRVADADEAIALANQSEYGLGAALWTSDLDRARRLARVLDAGAVFINGMVASDPRLPFGGIKKSGYGRELGAEGIREFTNTKTVWIGPAA; this is encoded by the coding sequence ATGATCGTTTCCACCGACCCGGCCAACGGCACCGAGCTCGCCCGCTACACCCCGCAGTCCGCCGAGGAGGTCGACGGCATCCTCGACGCGGTGGCCGAAGCCCAGGCAGCCTGGCGACGGCGTGACATCACCGACCGGGTGCCCCTGCTGCGGGAGATGGCCCGTGTCCTGCGCGAGGGCAAGGACCACTACGCGGCGCTCATCACCGCAGAGATGGGCAAGCCGGTCACCGAGGCCCGCGCCGAGATCGAGAAGTGCGCGACGACCTGCGACTACTACGCCGAGCACGCCCCCGAGCAGCTCGCCGACCGACCCGTCGCCTCCAACGCCGCCGAGAGCGCCGTCGTCTACGACCCGCTCGGCGTGGTCCTCGCCGTCATGCCGTGGAACTACCCCTTCTGGCAGTTCTTCCGCTTCGCCGCCCCCGCTCTGGCGGCCGGCAACGGCACCCTGCTCAAGCACGCCAACAACGTGCCGCAGTGCGCCCTCGCCGTCGAGGAGGTGGTCCGTAAGGCCGGAGCCCCCGAGGGACTGTGCCGCACCCTGCTCATCGAGGTCGACCAAGTCGCCGGAATCATCGCCGACCCGCGCGTCGCGGCGGTCACCCTCACCGGGTCCACCGAGGTCGGTGCGATCGTCGCCGCCCAGGCCGCGGCCGTGCTGAAGAAGCAGGTCCTCGAACTCGGCGGCTCCGACCCGTTCATCGTGCTCGCCGACGCGGACATCGCGACCGCCGCCGCCACCGCCGTCAAGGCCCGGTACGTCAACGTCGGCCAGTCCTGCGTCAACGCCAAGCGGTTCATCGTCGAGGAGGCCGTGGCCGACGCGTTCGTCGCCGCCTTCACGGCCGCCGCCGCGGAACTGAAGGTCGGCGACCCCTCCGACCCCGAGACCGCCATCGGCCCCATGGCCCGTGCCAACCTCCGCGAGACCCTGCACGACCAGGTCCGCCGCACCGTCGACGCCGGCGCCGTCCTCACCCTCGGCGGCGAGATCCCCGACGGACCGGGCTGCTACTACCCGCCCACCGTCCTCGACCACGTGACCCCCGGCATGGCCGCCTTCGACGAGGAGACCTTCGGCCCCGTCGCCGCCATCACCCGGGTCGCCGACGCCGACGAGGCCATCGCCCTGGCCAACCAGAGCGAGTACGGTCTCGGCGCCGCCCTGTGGACGAGCGACCTCGACCGGGCCCGCCGACTCGCCCGCGTCCTCGACGCCGGCGCCGTGTTCATCAACGGCATGGTCGCCTCCGACCCGCGCCTGCCCTTCGGCGGCATCAAAAAGTCCGGCTACGGCCGGGAACTCGGAGCCGAGGGCATCCGCGAGTTCACCAACACCAAGACCGTCTGGATCGGCCCGGCCGCCTGA
- a CDS encoding antibiotic biosynthesis monooxygenase family protein — protein MITEIAQIEIHPGQEQQFEEAVAKALPYFLAADGCDGVDLHRSVEHPSRYRLMVRWETVEHHTVTFRASEGFAKWRTLAGPHFATPPQVEHVHSVLAP, from the coding sequence TTGATCACCGAGATCGCCCAGATCGAGATTCACCCCGGCCAGGAGCAACAGTTCGAAGAGGCCGTCGCCAAGGCCCTTCCCTACTTCCTCGCGGCCGACGGCTGCGACGGGGTCGACCTGCACCGCAGCGTCGAACACCCCTCGCGCTACCGGCTGATGGTCCGCTGGGAGACCGTCGAGCATCACACCGTCACCTTCCGCGCCTCCGAGGGCTTCGCCAAGTGGCGGACCCTGGCCGGACCGCACTTCGCGACTCCGCCGCAGGTCGAACACGTACACTCCGTCCTTGCACCATGA
- a CDS encoding cupin domain-containing protein, with protein MHHHATDEPCFSSFPPAVLRPAELTAFSRGGGARTIPLVTKATGAEVFLTGQTLFDGGAGIALHTHNCPESVTVLEGDAIVEIDGTEHHVTRFDTTYVPAGMPHCFRNASATEPMRILWIYATVDATRTIVETGVTARVDAEHAKAAAQNNG; from the coding sequence ATGCACCACCACGCAACCGACGAGCCCTGCTTCAGCTCCTTCCCGCCCGCCGTGCTGCGACCGGCCGAACTGACCGCTTTCAGCCGCGGTGGCGGCGCCCGAACGATCCCCTTGGTGACCAAGGCGACCGGAGCCGAGGTCTTCCTCACCGGACAGACCCTCTTCGACGGCGGCGCGGGCATCGCCCTGCACACCCACAACTGCCCGGAGAGCGTCACCGTCCTCGAAGGCGACGCCATCGTGGAGATCGACGGCACCGAACATCACGTCACCCGCTTCGACACCACCTACGTCCCCGCCGGCATGCCCCACTGCTTCCGCAACGCCTCCGCCACCGAGCCGATGCGCATCCTGTGGATCTACGCCACCGTCGACGCCACCCGCACCATCGTCGAGACCGGCGTCACCGCACGGGTAGACGCCGAGCACGCCAAGGCCGCCGCCCAGAACAACGGCTGA
- a CDS encoding aspartate/glutamate racemase family protein codes for MIESPPLVAMIHAVPAAHRIAQDAFAQEFPQATVWNVLDDRLLDDANATGGLTDALRRRMLRLIAHVMDGGAQGLLLTCSSYGEVVDTARVLWDVPVLKSDESMFKAALAGPYRRIAVVASTPPAVPAAVAQLEALVPAVRPGRPVDIVTALSEAAAGAGPEEAARLLADALRTVGGTDADAVLLAQYSLTPVRDALAALLGVPVLDGAGAAARELRGLLVPVGAQVVTP; via the coding sequence GTGATCGAATCCCCTCCCCTGGTCGCCATGATCCACGCCGTGCCGGCCGCCCACCGCATCGCCCAGGACGCGTTCGCCCAGGAGTTTCCGCAGGCCACTGTCTGGAACGTGCTGGACGACCGCCTGCTGGACGACGCCAACGCGACCGGCGGCCTCACCGACGCACTGCGTCGCCGCATGCTCCGGCTGATCGCACACGTCATGGACGGTGGCGCCCAGGGTCTGCTGCTGACCTGCTCCTCCTACGGGGAGGTGGTGGACACCGCCCGCGTGCTGTGGGACGTGCCGGTGCTGAAGTCGGACGAGTCGATGTTCAAGGCCGCCCTGGCCGGCCCGTACCGGCGGATCGCCGTCGTCGCTTCCACCCCGCCGGCCGTACCGGCGGCAGTCGCCCAGCTGGAAGCGCTCGTCCCGGCCGTCCGCCCGGGCCGCCCGGTCGACATCGTGACCGCGCTGAGCGAGGCTGCCGCCGGCGCCGGCCCCGAGGAGGCGGCCCGACTCCTGGCGGACGCCCTCCGTACGGTCGGGGGCACAGACGCCGACGCGGTGCTCCTGGCGCAGTACTCGCTCACGCCGGTCCGCGACGCCCTGGCGGCCCTGCTCGGTGTGCCGGTACTGGACGGCGCCGGTGCCGCCGCCCGTGAGCTGCGCGGCCTGCTCGTCCCGGTCGGGGCGCAGGTGGTCACGCCATGA
- a CDS encoding DUF3500 domain-containing protein: MHAHRPRTPATERTRRWFMNRSLLLGGAAAVATMTGCSAGVSDTSGSASGGAQSGMPSGGPGGAGGMGPGATEVKYADFTGVTTDGKVVDDLFSIHSTGVSTDAVVKAAQAFLDGLSTKVRRASVFDVDDDEWLAWSNVDGYEREGARMGDLTEKQRDLGYALLGKALSADGLTQTRNIMKLNAFLGDYNGGGRETLTEGHYYFTFMGTPSTSKPWGFQYEGHHVAINYFVLGDQVVMSPTFMGSEPTSATYNGEKITLFKPETKAGLALLRSLTSAQREKVISADEKGGTNMVAGAGQDNLKLAYQGLAAKEFTSAQRQKLLDLVGVYVGYMDDGHAAVKMKEVEEHLDDTYFYWIGETKDSSAFYYRVHSPVVLIEYDAQSPLAYGENAQMGGGGGAPSGGPSGMPSGQPTGMPSGGPAGGGMGGGTPTQQHIHTIIRTPNGGDYGVDLLKLHLETDH; encoded by the coding sequence ATGCACGCACACCGTCCCCGTACCCCCGCCACCGAGCGCACGCGCCGCTGGTTCATGAACCGTTCCCTGCTGCTGGGAGGCGCCGCCGCCGTGGCGACCATGACTGGCTGTTCCGCCGGGGTGTCCGACACGAGCGGCTCCGCGTCCGGCGGCGCCCAGAGCGGGATGCCGTCCGGTGGGCCCGGTGGCGCCGGGGGCATGGGCCCCGGCGCCACCGAGGTGAAGTACGCCGACTTCACGGGTGTCACCACCGACGGCAAGGTCGTCGACGACCTGTTCTCCATCCACTCCACCGGCGTCTCGACGGATGCCGTGGTGAAGGCCGCGCAGGCGTTCCTGGACGGACTCAGCACCAAGGTGCGCCGGGCGTCCGTGTTCGACGTGGACGACGACGAGTGGCTGGCCTGGAGCAACGTCGATGGCTACGAACGCGAGGGCGCCCGCATGGGCGACCTGACCGAGAAGCAGCGCGACCTCGGCTACGCCCTCCTCGGCAAGGCCCTGTCGGCCGACGGGCTGACCCAGACCCGCAACATCATGAAGCTCAACGCCTTCCTGGGCGACTACAACGGCGGCGGCAGGGAGACGCTGACCGAGGGGCACTATTACTTCACCTTCATGGGAACCCCGTCCACGTCCAAGCCCTGGGGCTTCCAGTACGAGGGCCACCACGTGGCCATCAACTACTTCGTCCTCGGCGACCAGGTCGTCATGTCCCCGACCTTCATGGGCTCGGAGCCGACCTCGGCCACGTACAACGGCGAGAAGATCACCCTCTTCAAGCCGGAGACCAAGGCCGGCCTGGCCCTGCTGCGGTCCCTGACCTCGGCGCAGCGCGAGAAGGTGATCTCCGCCGACGAGAAGGGCGGCACGAACATGGTCGCCGGGGCCGGCCAGGACAACCTGAAGCTGGCCTACCAGGGACTCGCCGCCAAGGAGTTCACCTCCGCCCAACGCCAGAAACTGCTCGACCTGGTCGGCGTCTACGTCGGCTACATGGACGACGGCCACGCCGCGGTGAAGATGAAGGAGGTGGAGGAGCACCTCGACGACACGTACTTCTACTGGATCGGCGAGACCAAGGACTCCTCCGCCTTCTACTACCGGGTGCACAGCCCGGTCGTGCTCATCGAGTACGACGCCCAGTCCCCGCTGGCCTACGGCGAGAACGCCCAGATGGGCGGCGGCGGTGGCGCCCCAAGCGGCGGGCCGTCCGGCATGCCGAGCGGGCAGCCCACCGGTATGCCGAGCGGCGGCCCGGCCGGTGGCGGCATGGGCGGCGGCACCCCCACCCAGCAGCACATCCACACCATCATCCGCACGCCCAACGGCGGTGACTACGGCGTGGACCTGCTCAAGCTCCACCTGGAAACCGACCACTGA
- a CDS encoding FadR/GntR family transcriptional regulator, which yields MAELARITVEPREPLAAEVSRRLIDYLMSGEVQPGDRIPSERQLTEMLGVNRPTVREAIKSLGFLGLLEIRQSSGTYFRGTDSDVLYRLFELGLVLGERGARDMVQARAELEVVVAGLAAQARDEAGVELLRTRLTAMRECPDAEFPEADTAFHAALGELAGNTVLRDMLKGMRAMIQRGWVERTGAVRSRKVAYDDHVPIFEAVANGDAEAARAAMARHMDGASRRLMKALEQREG from the coding sequence ATGGCCGAACTCGCCAGAATCACGGTCGAGCCGCGCGAGCCGCTGGCCGCCGAGGTCTCCCGCCGCCTGATCGACTACCTGATGTCCGGCGAGGTCCAGCCCGGCGACCGCATCCCCTCAGAGCGACAGCTCACCGAGATGCTCGGGGTGAACCGGCCCACCGTGCGCGAGGCGATCAAGTCGCTCGGCTTCCTCGGCCTGCTGGAGATCCGGCAGTCCAGCGGCACCTACTTCCGCGGCACCGACTCGGACGTGCTCTACCGGCTCTTCGAACTGGGGCTGGTGCTCGGCGAGCGGGGCGCCCGGGACATGGTGCAGGCCCGTGCGGAGCTGGAGGTGGTCGTCGCGGGACTGGCCGCGCAGGCCCGCGACGAGGCGGGCGTCGAACTGCTCCGGACCCGACTGACGGCGATGCGGGAGTGCCCGGACGCGGAGTTCCCGGAGGCGGACACCGCCTTCCACGCCGCCCTGGGCGAACTGGCCGGCAACACCGTGCTGCGGGACATGCTCAAGGGGATGCGGGCGATGATCCAGCGCGGCTGGGTGGAGCGCACGGGGGCGGTCCGCTCCCGCAAGGTGGCCTACGACGACCACGTACCGATCTTCGAGGCGGTCGCGAACGGTGACGCGGAGGCCGCCCGCGCGGCGATGGCCCGGCACATGGACGGCGCCTCCCGGCGCCTGATGAAGGCGCTCGAACAGCGCGAGGGGTAG
- a CDS encoding isocitrate/isopropylmalate dehydrogenase family protein gives MSSKTYRLGVLDGDGIGPEIVPSSVEIATAAAEAAGVSVDWVTLPLGASAIETHGTPVPEETKDALAGLDGWYLGPHDSVSYPEPHKSALNPSGTLRKHFQLFANIRPAKSFPGAKAVCDNADLVIVRENTEGFYADRNTYAGTGEFMPTPDTAIMLGIITREATERVARVAFDLARSRRKKLTIVHKANVLKLTTGLFRTVCQEVAKDYPDVAVDDFHIDAMTVHLVRRAQDFDVIVTENMFGDILSDLAGEISGSLGTAPSINSSATTAMAQASHGSAPDIAGQNVANPVAMILSGAMLFEWLAAKHGDEKLATVAEIIEKGVADAIAAGTSTRDLGGSASTTEFTAAVIKAIGAGQH, from the coding sequence ATGAGCAGCAAGACCTACCGCCTCGGCGTCCTCGACGGCGACGGCATCGGCCCCGAGATCGTCCCGTCCTCCGTCGAGATCGCCACCGCCGCCGCCGAGGCCGCCGGCGTCTCCGTCGACTGGGTGACGCTGCCGCTGGGCGCCTCCGCCATCGAGACCCACGGCACCCCCGTCCCCGAGGAGACCAAGGACGCCCTCGCCGGCCTCGACGGCTGGTACCTCGGCCCGCACGACTCGGTCAGCTACCCCGAGCCGCACAAGTCCGCCCTCAATCCCTCGGGCACCCTGCGCAAGCACTTCCAGCTCTTCGCCAACATCCGCCCCGCCAAGTCCTTCCCCGGCGCGAAGGCCGTCTGCGACAACGCCGACCTGGTCATCGTCCGCGAGAACACCGAGGGCTTCTACGCCGACCGCAACACCTACGCGGGCACCGGCGAGTTCATGCCCACCCCGGACACCGCGATCATGCTGGGCATCATCACCCGCGAGGCCACCGAGCGCGTCGCCCGCGTCGCCTTCGACCTGGCCCGCTCGCGCCGCAAGAAGCTCACGATCGTCCACAAGGCCAACGTCCTCAAGCTCACCACCGGCCTGTTCCGCACGGTGTGCCAGGAAGTGGCGAAGGACTACCCGGACGTCGCCGTGGACGACTTCCACATCGACGCCATGACCGTCCACCTGGTGCGCCGCGCCCAGGACTTCGACGTCATCGTCACCGAGAACATGTTCGGCGACATCCTCTCCGACCTGGCCGGCGAGATCTCCGGCTCGCTCGGCACCGCCCCGTCCATCAACTCGTCCGCCACCACCGCCATGGCCCAGGCGTCCCACGGCTCCGCCCCGGACATCGCCGGGCAGAACGTCGCCAACCCGGTCGCGATGATCCTTTCCGGCGCCATGCTCTTCGAGTGGCTCGCCGCCAAGCACGGCGACGAGAAGCTCGCCACCGTCGCCGAGATCATCGAGAAGGGCGTGGCCGACGCGATCGCCGCCGGCACCTCCACCCGCGACCTCGGCGGCTCCGCCTCCACCACCGAGTTCACCGCCGCCGTCATCAAGGCCATCGGCGCCGGCCAGCACTGA
- a CDS encoding sugar phosphate isomerase/epimerase family protein has product MSAVLPWPVAYTVSGNDCVSSMPLGHSAPLAEAVRDLAELGYDGVEVQVRETGAHDAETLARTVEAAGLKVLGIGTGPVAAQDRLTLTDPSPDVRRHALFRLLGAARLAGELGVPVSLGQTRGTFLPGLADMQRVWAERAVEQLAEEAATRGSRLLLEPQSRANTSLWHTPAEALAVLDSLDAPTGLVLDTHHLDAEGVDVVRAVTDHAAVTGCLQLAAAPTRGPLTVGDPQLPELLTALHAGGFTGWLTLEHTQDGDSTKAAARSWTALTDAASALS; this is encoded by the coding sequence ATGAGCGCAGTACTGCCCTGGCCGGTGGCCTACACGGTCTCCGGGAACGACTGCGTCTCATCCATGCCACTCGGCCACTCGGCGCCGCTCGCCGAGGCCGTCCGCGATCTGGCCGAACTCGGTTACGACGGGGTGGAGGTACAGGTCCGGGAGACCGGCGCGCACGACGCCGAGACGCTGGCCCGGACCGTCGAGGCCGCCGGCCTGAAGGTCCTGGGCATCGGCACCGGACCGGTGGCGGCGCAGGACCGGCTGACCCTGACCGACCCGTCCCCCGACGTCCGCCGGCATGCGCTGTTCCGGCTGCTTGGCGCGGCCCGGCTGGCCGGGGAACTGGGCGTGCCGGTCTCGCTCGGCCAGACCCGGGGCACCTTCCTGCCCGGCCTCGCGGACATGCAGCGCGTGTGGGCCGAGCGTGCCGTGGAGCAACTGGCCGAGGAGGCCGCCACGCGCGGAAGCCGGCTGCTGCTGGAGCCTCAGTCGCGGGCCAACACCTCGCTGTGGCACACCCCGGCCGAGGCCCTCGCCGTCCTCGACTCGCTCGACGCCCCGACCGGCCTGGTGCTGGACACCCACCACCTCGACGCCGAGGGCGTCGACGTGGTCCGGGCCGTCACCGACCACGCCGCCGTCACCGGCTGCCTGCAACTCGCCGCCGCCCCGACCCGGGGGCCCCTGACGGTCGGTGATCCCCAGCTCCCCGAGCTCCTCACCGCACTGCACGCCGGCGGCTTCACCGGCTGGCTGACTCTGGAGCACACCCAGGACGGCGACAGCACCAAGGCCGCCGCCCGTTCCTGGACCGCGCTCACCGACGCCGCCTCGGCACTGTCCTGA